The following DNA comes from Paraburkholderia sp. PGU19.
CGTGCAACAACGGCGTCACGGGCAAGATCACGAACCTGCACTACAGCCGTCCGCCTAACGAGAACCTCTACAGCAGCGGCTCGCGCGATTCGCTGAGCTTCACGCAATGCTATGTGAGCGTCGGCGATCCCGACCTCGAAGATATCGCATTCACGAAGTGCAACGCGGACGGCACGTTCAGCATCACCGGCCTGCCGGATGGTCTGTTCCGCATCACGGTGTTCGACCAGTGGAACGACCAGATCGTCGACGGTCTCGCGACGGCGGTGCAGCTCAAAGGCGGACAGACGCAGAACGTCGGCGACCTGGCCGTGCTGCAATGGCATACGAATCTCTACACGCGCAGCTTCATCGATACGAACGGCGATGGCGTGTCGCAGGACAGCGAGCCGGGTCTCGCGCTCGTGCCGACCAATATCCGCTTCCGCGACGGCAGCTATTCGAACTTCAACAACACGGACCTGAACGGTTACGCGTCGTTCAACGAGGTGTTCCCGCTCTTCAACTGGTACATCGCGGAGGCCGACACGACGCGCTACAAGCAGACGGGCGTGCATGTCGTCTACGACGCGGGCGGCCCGCCTGACGGCACGCCTGGCGGCGGTGGCTCGTCGATCGCGGCGAACTACGCGAACACGCTGGAATCGTCGACGGCGCATCTGCCGAACGCGTTGCGCGTGCCGGGCGCGATCTACTGCAACGACGCGGACTGCAATGACCGCACGGGCACCAATCCGTCGACGGGCCGCATCGACCCGCCGTGGGTCACGACGATGGGCTGGCAAGGCTTCTCAGGCCAGAACTCGTTCATCGAATTCGGCAAGGCGCCGTATGGGGCGAACGAGAACGGCGGCATTCATGGCGAAGTGATCTATGCATCGACACGCCCGTTCGACGATCCGGCTCTGCTGATCCATACGAGCTGGACGCCTGACGTGCCGAACGTGACGGTCAACCTGTACGCCGAAGGCACGGCTGCCGACGGCACGCAGAGCCTCACGCTCGTCGATACGACGAAGACCAGCAGCTGGGACGACTGGGCGCAGGGTTTCCGTTCGGATGGCGTGCCGAACATGAACTGCCCGGGCCAGGAAACCACTGATCCGTTCTTCTATACGCTGAAGGACAGCTCGCAATGGCTCGACCCGCAAAAGCGGACGCTGCCCATGCACTCGCAGTTCAAGTGCTATGACGGCATGCACGCGTTCAACCAGTTGCAGCCCGCGCCATACGACGGGATGTACCAGTTCCCGAGCGTGACGGACCGCGATCCGCAGAAGGGCACGCCGAAGGGTTCGAACTGCACGATCTGCAGCAAGCTCGCCGACGGCTCGTACATGCTGCCTGCGGGCAAGTATGTGGTCGAAGTCATCGTGCCGCCGGGCTATGAACTCGTGAAGGAAGAAGACAAGAACATCCTGATCGGCGACAACTACATCGCGCCTGTCACGCAGCAGTTCGGCGGACTGGGCAACATCTTCATCCTGCCCGACCAGGCAGCCGTGAACGCGACGTACAACCGCAACAACGCGCAGAACCCCACCACGGAGCTCGGCTCGTCGCCGCGTCACGAAGGCGACACGGGCAGCGTCGAGACGTTCTGGCCGTGCGTCGGCGCGCTGCGTGTGGTGCCGGACTACATCAGCCTGTTCCCGGGCTCGCAGGAAGTCGCGCCGTTCGCGGGCGCCTCGCGGCACCTGTGCGACCGCAAGGAAGTCGTGCTGACCAACCAGATGTCGGTGCTCGCGAAGTTCTGGGTGTTTAGCTCGACGCACGTGGCCGCGCACTTCACCGGCTTCATGCTCGATGACTTTTCTTCGGAGTTCGATCCGTACTCGCCGCAGTTCGGCGAAAAGTTCGCGGTCCCGAACGTGCCAGTTTCGATGAAGGATTTCGCCGGCAACGAAGTGAGCCGCATCTATTCGGACCAGTGGGGCATCTTCAACGGGTTGAATTACTCGACGTGGGAAGTGAACCCGCCGAACCCGACGGGCTACGCGCCGACGATGATGGTCGCCTGCATGAACGATCCCGACATGCCCGACCCGGCGCATCCGGGGCAGACGATCCGCGACCCGCTGTTCAACCCCGCGTACAGCCAGTTCTGCTACGAGATTCCGTTCATGCCCGGGCAGACGCAGTACATGGATACGCCTGTCGTGCCCGTGTCCGCGTTCGCAGACGGCTACAACCCACCCGATTGCGCGTATCCGGACGCGACGCCCGCGATCTCGTCGGTGACGGGCGACACGAGCAACGGCGGCGCGGGTCCGTGGGTGAGCCAGGCCGGCCATACGCTGACCATCAAGGCGCTCGGCGACCAGCAGGTGCCGAATCATGCCTACGGCGGCCCCGCTGCGACCACGTCGCCGTATAACCAGAAGTTCGTCACGCGGCACTATGGCTTCGGCGCTTCGCAGGGCACCGGGACGGTGACGGTCGGTGGTGTGAATGCGCACGTGAACGCGTGGTCGGATACGCAGATCAACATCACGGTGCCGACGCTGTCCGCGAACCAGTCGAGCTGCACGATCCAGCAGCGCGGCGTCAATACGCAGACGCGCTGCGGCGAACTGGTCATCACGTCGGGCAACGGCAAGAAATCGATCGATACCGTGACGGTCACGATCGGCGGCAAGGCACCTGCCTATGTCGGCGGCGAGAATGGGACGAACAACGCGATCCAGACGGCCATCGACAAGGCGACCCCTGGCGACCTCATCATCGTCGGGCCGGGCAACTACAGCGAAATGCTGCTGATGTGGAAGCCCGTTCGTCTGCAAGGCGTGGGCGCGCCCGCCGTGGTGGTGAATGCGAATACGCATCCGTCGGGCAAGCTCGACCCGTGGCGCAGACAGGTCGACTGTCTGTTCGGCGTGGCGCTCAACGGCGGCGTGATCTCGTCAGGCAATGCGTACGATCCGTCCGGCGCGTATGCGTGCCCGGCCGCGATGCAGCGCCAGGTGGACGCGATTCCGCTCGAACCCACCGTCGGCTGGGACAACACGTTGAACGGAAATCTCGGCGAACTGCTGATGGAGCCGACCTTGATGGGCGCGTATGAAGGCGCGGCTATCACCGTGCTTGCCAAGGGCGTGCGCGACGTGCGCGTGGGCGGCAAGCTGCAGGCTGATCCGAACTGCACGGCCAACGGTATCTGTACGCCGCTGACGGCCAGCAACGCGGACTGCAACACGTATTCGAGCAACTTCCTGTGCAACCCGTCGCGTGTCGACGGCATCACCTTCACGAACAGCTCGCAGGGCGGCGGCGGCATCTTCCTGCACGGCTGGAACCACTACACGGAGGTGTCGAACAACCGCGTGTTCAGCAATGCAGGCACGCTGACAGGCGGGATCACGATCGGCCAGGTGGAGGTGCCCGACGGCACGATCGCCAACGATGGCTTCACGGAAGAGCCGTTCGCGTACAACACGCATGTCAACGTGCACCACAACTCGGTGACGTCGAATGCTGCGTACGGCGACGAGATCAACTCGACGACGCCTTCTTCGGCAGCGGGCGTGACGTTCTGCTCGGGCGCGGACAACTATCACTTCAACTACAACTGGGTCTGCGGCAATATGAGCAGCGGCGACGGCGGCGGTGTCGCGCACTTCGGCTTCAGCTACAACGGCGACCTGTCGCACAACTGGATTCTGTTCAACCAGAGCAACAACCCGACGCTGCCAACCTACGGCGGCGGCCTGATCGCCCAGGGCGTGCCGCCCGACGGCACGTTCTGCGAGAACTCGGCGGTGGATATCGACTGCGCGCCGCAGCTATCGGACGGCGTCGGGCCGGGTCTCGTGATCGACGGCAACCTGATCGTCGGCAATACGGCCGAAAGCGGCAAGGGCGGCGGCCTGCGTCTGCAGAACATCAATGGCACGGACGTTCAGCGCAGCCCGCGCAACCGCAACCGCTGGTACGAGGTGAGCGTGATCAACAACATCATCGCGAACAACGTGGCGGGCTGGTCGGGCGGCGGCGTGTCGGTGCAGGATGCCGTGCGCGTGAACTTCATCAACAACACGGTGGTCTCGAACGACTCCACGGCATCGGCGGGCGTGCTGTTCAACACGGCGCTCGCTGCGCAGGCCAACGTCGGTCCGCCGAACTGCACGACGGTCGGCTCGGAAACGACGTGCAGCCCGATCACGACGTCGACGATGCAGCCTTCCGGCCTCGAAACCGCGAAGCATACGCAGAACTTCCTGACGGCGTTCACGGCGGGCGGCGCGGGCTGTCCTGCAGGAGAGGACTGTAGCCACTACTCGTTCCCCGTGTTGAGGAACGACGTGTTCTGGCAGAACCGCACGTTCTTTATCACGGTGGGCGGGCTGAACCAGAACATCCCCGGCTTGCAGAACATCGTCGCGCTGAACCCGACGTTGAACCAGGCGGGTCATCAGACGGGCTACTGCGATCCGAAGGCTGTGTACTGGGATCTTGGCGCCTATGGCGATATGAAGCCTTCGGATCACTCGTCGGGCATGAGGCTCGCGCCGCAGTATTCGATCATCACGGATGCAGGTGACTACCCGAACGCGCACAACAGCTCGGCGAATCCTAACGTGGTGAGCCAGTACTGCAATGGCGCGCGGGTGCCGCCCGAAGGCGGCGGCAACGGCTTCGCGGTGCCGCCCGGCATTGCGGATACCGTGCTGCCCAATCCGCTGTTCGGTCTGATGCCGTCGGCGACGCCGGATGAAGGCAATCAGTGGATCAACATGTCGTACGGGCCGCTGTCGCTGTTCAACATGACGGTGAGTTCAGGCAGCACGAACTATGGCGTGCCGCTCGGCAACTACTCGATCAAGACGGGTTCGCCTGCCGTCAATGCGGGCACGAATGCGGGTGCGCCAAATCACGACTTCTTCGGCACGCAGCGTCCGCAGAGCGGCAGCTACGACATCGGCGCGGTGGAGTTGCCACGCACAGGACTGTTCGCAGGCGGCAACCTGCCGTTCGCGCCGGGCGCGCTGCTCGATCTGCTCAATCAGGTGCTGGGCAGTGGGGCAACGGGCACGGCAGGTCCGCAGGCCAATGCGCCTTCGACGGGAGCGGTGCAATGAGACGCGTAGTCATGGAGGCGACGTGGGTCTGCTGTGCCGCATTGCTGGCGATGCCGGCAGCGGCGCAGCAGGTGGCGATGCATGGCAGCGCGCCGCATGCGTCGCACTATGAGCCGATGAAGCTGCCCGCGCACGCGCGCACCTTTTATCAGTCGGTGCGGGGCATCGACAACCTGAGCGTGCGCCGCACTGCGTCGGGCAATCTGCTGCGCTTCAGTTACCGCGTGACGGACCCGGCGCTCGCGAAGCTGCTCGGCGACAAAAGCACGACGCCTTATCTGTACGGCGAGGCCAATCATGTGCTGCTCGAAGTGCCCGTGATGGACAACATCGGCCAGTTGCGGCAGACGGGCGCGCTCGAGGTCGGCCAGCAATACTGGATGGTGTTTTCCAACAAGGGCAATCTGGTGAAGGCGGGGGACCGCGTCAACGTATTGATCGGCTCGTTCCATATCGATGGGCTGGTCGTTCAATAAGGCGTATGCGCGGCACGACATTGAGGAGATCGACATGAACCGGGGCTTTCGGGTACTTGCTTCAATGACGGGCGTGGTGGCCGCGAGTTTCGCTGCGCACGCCACGCTGGCAGCGGGCGGCGGCGGGATGAGCGCGGCGCAGGTCGTCGAGCGCAACGTGGCCGCGCGCGGCGGCCTGCAGGCATGGCGTGCCGTCAACACGATGACGTTGAGCGGACAGATCGACGTGGGTGGCACGAAGCCCGTCAAGCTCCCGTACGTCATGACGATGAAGCGGCCGCACAAGAGCCGCTTCGAACTGAACTTCGACAACCAGATTGCGTTTCAGGTCTACGACGGCAGCCAGGGGTGGAAGGTGCGTCCGTTCCTGGGCCGCAATGTCGCAGAACCCTATACGCCTGCCGAAGCGAAATCGGCGGCGGAAACGGCCGATCTCGACGGGCCGCTGATCGACTATGCGGCCAAGGGTAGCCAGGTCGCGTTGCAGGGTATGGAGACGATCGACGGACACCGCGCATACAAACTCCTGCTGACCACGAAAGATCACGCGCAACGGCATGTGTGGATCGACGCGTCGAGCTTTCTCGAAGTCAAGGTCGAAGGCGATCCGCGCAAGCTCGATGGCCGCATGCATGTCGTTTCCGTCTACTACCGCGATTACCGGCGCGAGGGCGGATTGATGGTGCCGCATCTGCTCGAGACACAGGTGACGGGCGTGAAGCAGAAGCATCAGATGACGATCCAGCATGTCACGGTGAACCAGCCCGCCGACGACGCCCTCTTTGCGAAGCCGCAATTGCCCGCGCAACCGCAATCCGCGCCTGCCAAAGTCGCCGCGAAATGACGCCACGTCGATGAGGTCACGATCATGAAACGCATCG
Coding sequences within:
- a CDS encoding outer membrane lipoprotein-sorting protein, which encodes MNRGFRVLASMTGVVAASFAAHATLAAGGGGMSAAQVVERNVAARGGLQAWRAVNTMTLSGQIDVGGTKPVKLPYVMTMKRPHKSRFELNFDNQIAFQVYDGSQGWKVRPFLGRNVAEPYTPAEAKSAAETADLDGPLIDYAAKGSQVALQGMETIDGHRAYKLLLTTKDHAQRHVWIDASSFLEVKVEGDPRKLDGRMHVVSVYYRDYRREGGLMVPHLLETQVTGVKQKHQMTIQHVTVNQPADDALFAKPQLPAQPQSAPAKVAAK
- a CDS encoding Ig-like domain-containing protein, which encodes MRSCDFKRTLAGLVKAGVAASVLMTASAMVCAQSVTLTAKAQTIALPDGQVVPMWGYNCSAAAVAPATCAASNSGAGANWSPVVITTPPGSLTITLTNSLPAQLPTSLVIVGQLGGGLGNTATTSPSPVHATQTATTWPIAGTGSGASFTPPTQGPRVQSFSSEVKAGSSSKLTWNNLRPGTYLIESGTHPSIQGPMGLYGVLVVTTPPTAGSTQGQAYPGIRYDADLPLVLSEIDPVQNQAVTTAVATPGFSEARVWSGLSGGCGDPASATYGTCYPPAVNYDPRYYLINGVAFDRSNANGSAFPVTAPAATANSTGQILLRFVNAGLRMHVPSVVGAQTGLPPVSGFSLIAEDGNVLPGNPRVQSAVFLAAGKTYDVLMNSVAAGALALPVFDRQLSLSTNNQRDGGMQGYISVNGGALPTSAAGNTNAKANPDSYFLVAGNTLTVSDPGKGLIANDVGVYGVQVKTQPTGGTLTLNPNGAFTYVPNAGTTSDSFTYQANGNAALTATVTLAACSAGSNCLSGAPVASDDAFSSNIASQLHIGAPGVLGNDRDPAGLPLTASIVGSASGGTVTLNADGSFNAVPSAAPVGNATSTVTFKYKAVNSQNTASGAATVTVTFKGGSGLAVAVKDAKTGTAINDYRWIIEEDRTFQIDPACQVNSSTRPATCPPLPVPSLGTSFHTSYMPVVAAGCVGTVSCESGQTVFDPGTNTHVPAVCDVGNGVCRTDSAQQTAVDPSQVALDPTKHYYLSILPGDAGNTFTNGAGAPQPVDPNNPNGAQRQFDIAKDCPSGPGGADFAPGTGTCGHAMGGAPVAPTQHAVNVLLQQTPLQTAKISVFVFEDDAPVNGEVDVSGGTDAFGTAREPGLGGFEIKLFDDAGGTGDATGQMTYDMFNMPLSNSLQGTIDPSTGLDACPITKAANDGLVGMIPTCPKFESDGKTMSPLVGQAIIANLMPGRYGVVATPAADRIAKGEEWLQTNTLDGQKAHDAFIKVGGPAYFQEFGPAGFHVTIGFANPKIINARLPGVCKGVPCNNGVTGKITNLHYSRPPNENLYSSGSRDSLSFTQCYVSVGDPDLEDIAFTKCNADGTFSITGLPDGLFRITVFDQWNDQIVDGLATAVQLKGGQTQNVGDLAVLQWHTNLYTRSFIDTNGDGVSQDSEPGLALVPTNIRFRDGSYSNFNNTDLNGYASFNEVFPLFNWYIAEADTTRYKQTGVHVVYDAGGPPDGTPGGGGSSIAANYANTLESSTAHLPNALRVPGAIYCNDADCNDRTGTNPSTGRIDPPWVTTMGWQGFSGQNSFIEFGKAPYGANENGGIHGEVIYASTRPFDDPALLIHTSWTPDVPNVTVNLYAEGTAADGTQSLTLVDTTKTSSWDDWAQGFRSDGVPNMNCPGQETTDPFFYTLKDSSQWLDPQKRTLPMHSQFKCYDGMHAFNQLQPAPYDGMYQFPSVTDRDPQKGTPKGSNCTICSKLADGSYMLPAGKYVVEVIVPPGYELVKEEDKNILIGDNYIAPVTQQFGGLGNIFILPDQAAVNATYNRNNAQNPTTELGSSPRHEGDTGSVETFWPCVGALRVVPDYISLFPGSQEVAPFAGASRHLCDRKEVVLTNQMSVLAKFWVFSSTHVAAHFTGFMLDDFSSEFDPYSPQFGEKFAVPNVPVSMKDFAGNEVSRIYSDQWGIFNGLNYSTWEVNPPNPTGYAPTMMVACMNDPDMPDPAHPGQTIRDPLFNPAYSQFCYEIPFMPGQTQYMDTPVVPVSAFADGYNPPDCAYPDATPAISSVTGDTSNGGAGPWVSQAGHTLTIKALGDQQVPNHAYGGPAATTSPYNQKFVTRHYGFGASQGTGTVTVGGVNAHVNAWSDTQINITVPTLSANQSSCTIQQRGVNTQTRCGELVITSGNGKKSIDTVTVTIGGKAPAYVGGENGTNNAIQTAIDKATPGDLIIVGPGNYSEMLLMWKPVRLQGVGAPAVVVNANTHPSGKLDPWRRQVDCLFGVALNGGVISSGNAYDPSGAYACPAAMQRQVDAIPLEPTVGWDNTLNGNLGELLMEPTLMGAYEGAAITVLAKGVRDVRVGGKLQADPNCTANGICTPLTASNADCNTYSSNFLCNPSRVDGITFTNSSQGGGGIFLHGWNHYTEVSNNRVFSNAGTLTGGITIGQVEVPDGTIANDGFTEEPFAYNTHVNVHHNSVTSNAAYGDEINSTTPSSAAGVTFCSGADNYHFNYNWVCGNMSSGDGGGVAHFGFSYNGDLSHNWILFNQSNNPTLPTYGGGLIAQGVPPDGTFCENSAVDIDCAPQLSDGVGPGLVIDGNLIVGNTAESGKGGGLRLQNINGTDVQRSPRNRNRWYEVSVINNIIANNVAGWSGGGVSVQDAVRVNFINNTVVSNDSTASAGVLFNTALAAQANVGPPNCTTVGSETTCSPITTSTMQPSGLETAKHTQNFLTAFTAGGAGCPAGEDCSHYSFPVLRNDVFWQNRTFFITVGGLNQNIPGLQNIVALNPTLNQAGHQTGYCDPKAVYWDLGAYGDMKPSDHSSGMRLAPQYSIITDAGDYPNAHNSSANPNVVSQYCNGARVPPEGGGNGFAVPPGIADTVLPNPLFGLMPSATPDEGNQWINMSYGPLSLFNMTVSSGSTNYGVPLGNYSIKTGSPAVNAGTNAGAPNHDFFGTQRPQSGSYDIGAVELPRTGLFAGGNLPFAPGALLDLLNQVLGSGATGTAGPQANAPSTGAVQ